A genome region from Planifilum fimeticola includes the following:
- the pglZ gene encoding BREX-3 system phosphatase PglZ, which produces MGDWQARILQPFHPGLARLTLVYDPDDLIREEHILEEIRRRGFELLFYDDPIRFRYVYESEYRRRWDGGENAELVVVFPFSMDQRDRVPHDVLSDGRELSLHLAEFFPRLSYSVIRELEAHDYAVLFAVYPDFRGPLTDMATCDFLLRRVFKVAVELIETVPELLAYLLSRHMAGRVYPKVLDQYLIARFSEKAALRGLPLETIVPSRTAFFRFLQDAWPRFLQWKIRAQAKETPDHPYVFGEGEEGILPFDHDEIRHRVDNLFMEGFLTPVSGFERASLPAWAHVGVVPEVPADPHNRFEHLLRQVTKAAEELDHHHAWQALVPKWAELYDWVLTHEAELEKDRHQAWVKLRETIEERFERWLTERFSTLINLSYHPRPVMLHHVPHYLASRQGDRRTALVVLDGMSWVNWVQIRRHLSDIRKEWSFAEQAVFAWVPTLTNISRQALFAGESPLFFSESWQTTKGEPKLWQRFWENQGLRRGEIGYRKGLGEEPIDTWIEEVKAPSLRVLGLVVNAIDDMAHGVRQGAAGLRSQLDVWLKRGYLLTLIEQLLYNGFDVYLTSDHGQLECMGTGRIDQGILAETRGHRARIYADEAFRDQALTKHPHTLAWSPAGFPPGVFPLLARGRTAFTTSQGRIMAHGGISVEEVLVPLVKVVDKSGQDDHRF; this is translated from the coding sequence ATGGGAGACTGGCAAGCACGGATTCTGCAACCGTTTCATCCCGGATTGGCCAGGTTAACCTTGGTGTATGATCCCGACGATCTGATCCGCGAGGAGCACATTTTGGAAGAGATCCGCCGGCGCGGGTTCGAATTGTTGTTTTATGACGATCCGATCCGGTTTCGCTATGTGTACGAGTCAGAATATCGCCGCCGGTGGGACGGCGGGGAAAATGCGGAGTTGGTCGTTGTTTTTCCCTTTTCCATGGACCAGCGGGATCGGGTGCCGCATGACGTGCTGAGTGACGGACGAGAACTCTCCCTTCACTTGGCCGAGTTTTTTCCCCGGCTTTCTTATAGCGTGATCCGGGAGCTGGAGGCTCATGACTATGCAGTGCTATTCGCTGTTTATCCGGATTTTCGGGGTCCGTTGACCGATATGGCCACATGCGATTTTTTGCTGCGTCGCGTGTTCAAGGTGGCGGTTGAGCTGATTGAAACGGTGCCCGAGCTGCTGGCCTATCTGCTGTCACGGCACATGGCGGGGCGGGTTTATCCGAAGGTGCTGGACCAATATTTAATCGCCCGTTTTTCCGAGAAGGCCGCGTTGCGCGGTCTGCCTTTGGAAACCATTGTTCCGTCGAGGACAGCTTTTTTCCGCTTTCTGCAGGATGCCTGGCCGCGTTTTCTACAGTGGAAAATACGGGCGCAGGCGAAGGAGACGCCGGATCACCCATATGTATTCGGTGAAGGGGAAGAGGGAATTTTGCCCTTTGATCACGACGAGATCCGTCATCGCGTGGACAACCTGTTCATGGAGGGGTTCTTGACACCGGTTTCCGGTTTTGAGCGGGCTTCGCTCCCGGCCTGGGCACATGTCGGAGTGGTGCCGGAGGTGCCTGCCGACCCGCATAATCGCTTTGAACATTTGTTGAGGCAAGTGACCAAGGCGGCCGAGGAATTGGACCATCACCACGCATGGCAGGCATTGGTGCCCAAATGGGCGGAATTGTACGATTGGGTGTTGACACATGAAGCGGAACTTGAGAAGGATCGGCATCAGGCGTGGGTGAAACTGCGGGAAACCATCGAAGAACGGTTTGAGCGGTGGCTCACGGAACGCTTTTCCACATTGATTAACTTGTCGTATCATCCGCGCCCGGTCATGCTCCACCATGTGCCCCATTACTTGGCCAGTCGTCAAGGGGATCGCAGGACGGCGTTGGTGGTGCTCGATGGGATGAGCTGGGTCAACTGGGTGCAGATCCGCCGCCATCTCTCTGACATACGAAAGGAGTGGTCGTTTGCGGAGCAGGCGGTATTTGCTTGGGTTCCCACTCTGACCAATATCTCACGGCAAGCGTTGTTTGCCGGGGAATCGCCACTTTTTTTCAGCGAATCGTGGCAGACGACGAAGGGAGAACCGAAGCTGTGGCAGCGTTTTTGGGAGAATCAAGGCTTGCGACGAGGGGAGATCGGGTATCGGAAGGGTTTGGGTGAGGAGCCGATCGATACTTGGATCGAGGAGGTCAAGGCCCCTTCTCTTCGCGTCCTTGGCCTGGTTGTCAACGCCATCGACGACATGGCTCACGGGGTGCGACAGGGGGCGGCCGGACTGCGTTCGCAATTGGATGTATGGCTGAAGAGGGGGTATTTGTTGACGCTGATCGAACAACTTCTGTACAATGGTTTCGATGTCTATCTGACCAGCGACCATGGTCAGTTGGAATGTATGGGTACGGGACGTATCGATCAAGGTATTCTCGCCGAAACCCGCGGTCACCGTGCACGAATCTACGCGGATGAGGCTTTTCGCGATCAGGCCCTGACGAAACATCCCCATACGCTCGCATGGTCGCCGGCTGGTTTTCCCCCCGGTGTATTCCCCCTCTTGGCCCGAGGCCGTACTGCGTTTACCACAAGTCAGGGGCGGATCATGGCGCATGGGGGGATCAGCGTGGAAGAAGTGCTGGTGCCGTTGGTGAAAGTGGTGGATAAAAGTGGCCAAGATGATCATCGGTTTTGA
- a CDS encoding argonaute/piwi family protein — protein sequence MGVFDPYTGTHYEFVGQLDQTVSDPMELGEPSPIEYYRTVKKRPDLVAHIPPQTPAVKVKKKGRNARPYTYIPQLLKLECHYSGIDPKVKKLIRLSTNQKTNQSAKLAGRLIRRFDQTLFPYELGPEPKNLQAKATGYRIVEIDEPVLRVGNDIKVKDFRRIKNALREGGVYAPPKEPLKYQYLIDHDVYSHSQSLHMKDFAEELEKTSRAWGVPLKRMNIIKQISFSNPSQLRLKLKELDWDPSVVTAVIFHKKNESRYQLIKNELGRNHGVMTQFIQLETTDNTYAIPQILLGIYAKGGIQPWVLDQPLHASCFVGFDVSHDQGKHATGIVQVFGYDGRPVWVQPFSSNEAGEKLGKESIQRIVIEVIHRFRKEYGRSPENIVFHRDGTGHKEEQIWISEVLNELDEPIDFDYVSVIKNANRRMARLETSATEKRYVNIPGTAYIKGNIAYLCSTDPSDFVGMAKPIKIHHHTGPTPMEHLVEDIYHLSYMNIHTDRRVRLPVTINYADKSSTFFNKGMMPENPVLKGIASV from the coding sequence ATGGGAGTTTTTGATCCCTACACAGGGACGCATTATGAATTTGTCGGTCAATTGGATCAAACGGTTTCCGATCCCATGGAACTGGGTGAACCCAGCCCGATTGAGTATTACCGAACAGTAAAGAAACGCCCCGACTTGGTAGCCCATATCCCCCCGCAAACTCCCGCAGTGAAAGTGAAGAAGAAGGGCCGGAACGCTCGTCCCTATACCTACATCCCCCAATTGCTGAAACTGGAATGTCATTATAGTGGGATCGATCCAAAGGTCAAGAAGCTAATCCGGTTAAGCACAAATCAAAAAACAAATCAATCAGCTAAATTGGCAGGTCGTTTAATAAGAAGATTTGATCAGACACTGTTTCCTTATGAATTGGGTCCCGAACCAAAGAATTTACAGGCCAAAGCGACGGGTTATCGAATCGTCGAAATCGATGAACCCGTTTTAAGGGTTGGCAACGATATTAAGGTGAAGGATTTTCGTAGGATCAAAAACGCTCTCCGTGAAGGCGGGGTTTATGCCCCTCCAAAGGAACCGTTAAAATACCAGTACCTGATTGATCATGATGTCTACAGTCATTCGCAATCGCTTCATATGAAGGACTTTGCGGAGGAGCTGGAAAAAACCTCTCGTGCGTGGGGTGTCCCCTTGAAGCGAATGAACATCATCAAACAGATTTCGTTCTCGAATCCTTCCCAATTGCGTCTGAAATTGAAGGAGTTGGATTGGGATCCGTCCGTGGTCACCGCCGTCATCTTCCATAAAAAGAACGAGTCCCGATACCAATTGATAAAAAACGAGTTGGGTAGGAACCATGGGGTAATGACACAATTCATTCAGTTGGAAACGACCGACAACACCTACGCCATTCCCCAAATTTTACTGGGGATCTACGCAAAAGGCGGGATTCAGCCGTGGGTATTGGATCAACCGCTTCATGCGAGTTGTTTTGTGGGGTTCGATGTCAGTCACGATCAAGGGAAACATGCAACCGGGATTGTTCAGGTTTTCGGCTATGATGGGAGACCGGTTTGGGTGCAGCCGTTCTCTTCCAATGAGGCCGGCGAGAAACTTGGCAAAGAGAGTATACAGAGGATAGTGATCGAAGTGATTCACCGGTTTAGAAAGGAATATGGCCGGTCGCCCGAGAATATTGTCTTCCACCGGGATGGAACCGGTCACAAAGAAGAACAAATCTGGATTTCGGAAGTGTTGAATGAATTGGATGAGCCCATCGATTTTGATTATGTTTCGGTTATCAAAAACGCGAACCGGAGGATGGCCCGCCTGGAGACTTCCGCCACCGAGAAACGGTACGTCAACATCCCCGGGACGGCCTACATCAAAGGAAACATCGCATATCTCTGTTCAACCGATCCTTCGGATTTCGTGGGAATGGCCAAACCGATAAAAATCCATCATCATACCGGTCCGACACCGATGGAACATCTTGTGGAAGATATTTACCATTTGTCATATATGAACATCCATACGGATCGAAGAGTGCGCCTGCCCGTTACCATCAACTATGCCGATAAAAGCTCAACGTTCTTTAACAAAGGGATGATGCCGGAAAATCCTGTTTTAAAGGGTATTGCAAGTGTTTAG
- a CDS encoding DNA methyltransferase: MENKQQSLQLTEAKANGPVTCLGKTFASEEERRTYFTERLREKLPELRQMEGFPHGEDEDILALSDPPYYTACPNPFIGEMIAYWEAEKARLQGEENEAEYRREPYTADVSEGKNDPVYNAHSYHTKVPYKAIMRYILHYTEPGDIVFDGFAGTGMTGVAAQLCGDRKAVESLGYKVLDDGTILDGDKPISKLGARRAVLNDLSPAATFIAYNYNTPVDAEAFKEEAERILAEVERECGWMYETNHTVNGVVQTDVDGKPIKGRINYTVWSDVFVCPSCAEEMVFWDVAVDQEAGKVRDTFTCPGCAAELTKRSVERAWVTTYDTALGETIRQAKQVPVLINYSVGNKRFEKRPDEADLALIKRIEESEIPYWFPKDALPEGYNTRQPMESHGVTHVHHFYTKRNLWVLGAIWDRFKRNKNRSKAACMLAHSAANLTISKMRRFRADKKGGGPLSGTLYISSIITPPNAILSVERNVEFVFKGLLALKNFNYSSIVSTQSSNYLGIPSNSIDYIFTDPPFGANFMYSELNFLWESWLKVFTNNRPEAIENKVQGKTLDDYRQLMTACFKEAYRVLKPGRWMTVEFSNTKASVWNAIQAALQEAGFIVANVAALDKKQGSFKAVTSTTAVKQDLVISAYKPSTEMAERLERAGGTEQSAWEFVRGHLANLPVFIGKQGEALEIKERTPRVLFDRMVTYHVQRGLPVPLSSGEFQEELYRRFPMRDGMVFLETQVAEYDKKRLLAKEFVQGSILVTDEVSAIERLRQLLLKKPQTYAELNPVFFRDIQYIAKHEKLPELSELLEQNFLQYDGTGEVPSQIHSYLSKNYKDLRGLAPDDPRLVAKAKGRWYVPDPNKQADLEKLRERALLREFEVYREEIKGNKRRLRKFRTEAIRAGFKKYWSAKEYAVIVEVGDRLPDAVLREDEKLLIYYNNARNRLGL, encoded by the coding sequence ATGGAGAATAAACAACAATCCTTACAACTGACCGAAGCGAAGGCCAACGGCCCCGTCACCTGTCTGGGGAAAACCTTTGCCAGCGAAGAAGAGCGGCGTACCTATTTTACCGAACGGCTGCGGGAGAAACTGCCGGAACTGCGGCAGATGGAAGGTTTTCCCCACGGAGAGGACGAGGACATCCTCGCCCTCTCCGATCCGCCCTATTACACGGCCTGTCCCAACCCCTTCATCGGGGAGATGATCGCCTATTGGGAGGCGGAAAAAGCGCGTCTGCAGGGAGAGGAGAACGAAGCGGAATACCGTCGGGAGCCCTACACCGCCGATGTGAGCGAGGGGAAAAACGATCCCGTCTACAACGCCCACTCCTACCACACCAAAGTGCCTTACAAGGCAATCATGCGCTATATCCTGCACTACACCGAGCCGGGGGACATCGTGTTTGACGGGTTCGCCGGCACAGGCATGACCGGCGTCGCTGCCCAGCTGTGCGGCGACCGGAAGGCGGTGGAAAGCCTCGGCTACAAGGTGTTGGATGACGGGACGATCCTCGACGGCGACAAACCGATCTCCAAACTGGGGGCGCGCCGGGCGGTGCTGAACGACCTATCCCCCGCGGCCACCTTTATCGCCTACAATTATAACACCCCCGTGGATGCGGAGGCCTTCAAAGAAGAGGCGGAGCGCATCCTGGCCGAGGTGGAGCGGGAATGCGGCTGGATGTACGAGACGAACCACACCGTGAACGGCGTCGTCCAGACCGACGTGGACGGTAAGCCGATCAAGGGGCGGATCAACTATACCGTGTGGAGCGATGTCTTCGTCTGCCCCAGCTGTGCCGAGGAGATGGTTTTCTGGGATGTGGCCGTCGACCAAGAGGCGGGTAAGGTTCGTGACACATTTACCTGTCCCGGCTGTGCGGCGGAATTGACCAAGCGCAGTGTGGAGCGGGCCTGGGTCACCACCTATGACACGGCTCTCGGCGAGACGATCCGACAGGCCAAGCAAGTCCCGGTGCTGATCAACTACAGCGTGGGCAACAAGCGCTTCGAGAAGCGGCCGGACGAGGCCGATCTGGCATTGATCAAGCGCATTGAGGAGAGCGAGATACCGTATTGGTTTCCGAAGGACGCGCTGCCGGAGGGATACAATACGCGTCAGCCTATGGAATCGCACGGTGTCACCCATGTGCATCATTTTTATACGAAGCGGAATTTGTGGGTGTTGGGAGCTATTTGGGATCGCTTTAAAAGGAACAAAAATAGATCTAAGGCAGCTTGTATGTTAGCGCACTCTGCTGCAAATCTTACAATATCCAAAATGAGACGTTTTAGGGCGGACAAAAAAGGTGGCGGACCCTTATCCGGTACATTGTACATTTCTTCGATTATTACCCCCCCCAATGCCATCCTTTCTGTTGAAAGAAATGTGGAATTTGTATTCAAAGGATTGCTTGCACTAAAAAATTTTAATTATTCTAGTATAGTTTCTACACAAAGCAGTAATTATTTAGGAATTCCCTCCAACTCCATCGACTATATCTTCACCGATCCACCCTTCGGGGCCAACTTCATGTACTCGGAGCTCAACTTCCTGTGGGAATCTTGGCTCAAGGTGTTTACCAACAACCGGCCGGAAGCGATTGAGAACAAGGTGCAGGGAAAAACACTAGACGACTACCGCCAATTGATGACGGCCTGCTTTAAGGAGGCCTACCGCGTGCTGAAGCCCGGCCGCTGGATGACGGTGGAGTTTTCGAACACCAAGGCCAGTGTATGGAACGCCATTCAGGCGGCGCTGCAAGAGGCGGGTTTCATCGTCGCCAATGTGGCGGCGTTGGACAAAAAGCAGGGAAGCTTTAAGGCGGTCACCTCGACCACTGCGGTGAAGCAGGATCTGGTCATCTCCGCCTACAAACCGTCGACTGAGATGGCGGAGAGGCTGGAACGCGCCGGCGGCACGGAACAATCCGCCTGGGAATTTGTCCGGGGCCATCTGGCCAACCTGCCGGTTTTCATCGGCAAGCAGGGGGAAGCGCTGGAGATTAAGGAGCGCACACCGCGCGTCCTGTTTGACCGCATGGTCACCTATCACGTGCAGCGGGGACTGCCGGTGCCGCTTTCGTCGGGCGAGTTTCAGGAGGAATTGTACCGGCGTTTTCCGATGCGCGACGGGATGGTCTTCCTGGAGACGCAGGTGGCCGAGTACGACAAGAAGCGTCTCCTGGCCAAGGAGTTTGTGCAGGGATCGATCCTGGTCACCGACGAGGTGAGCGCCATCGAGCGTTTGCGTCAGCTCTTGCTGAAGAAGCCGCAAACCTACGCCGAGCTCAACCCGGTCTTTTTCCGGGATATCCAATACATCGCCAAGCACGAGAAACTGCCGGAGCTTTCCGAGCTCCTGGAACAAAACTTTCTGCAATACGACGGCACGGGAGAGGTGCCCAGCCAGATCCACAGCTACCTCAGCAAAAACTACAAAGACCTGCGGGGCCTGGCCCCCGACGATCCGCGACTGGTCGCCAAGGCGAAGGGGCGCTGGTATGTGCCCGATCCCAACAAGCAGGCCGACCTGGAGAAATTGCGCGAACGCGCCCTGCTGCGGGAATTCGAAGTATACCGCGAAGAGATCAAGGGGAACAAAAGGCGCTTGCGCAAGTTCCGCACCGAGGCGATCCGCGCCGGGTTTAAGAAATACTGGTCGGCCAAGGAGTATGCGGTCATCGTCGAAGTGGGCGATCGCCTCCCCGACGCCGTGCTGCGCGAAGATGAAAAGCTGCTGATCTACTACAACAACGCGCGCAACCGCTTGGGGTTGTAA